In Mycteria americana isolate JAX WOST 10 ecotype Jacksonville Zoo and Gardens chromosome 21, USCA_MyAme_1.0, whole genome shotgun sequence, the genomic stretch GGCCTTAAAGTATTGATTGATTGTAAACATACCTAGCTGCGGTAGAGAACTAAataaactttactttttttttgcttggtgtGCATTTCTTTGTGAGTGATTGCTTGGTTAGTCCCGGAATATGAAAGAAATCCCGGACACTCCTGTTGGTGCCTCTCACTCAgagtcagaagtgggattcccgtGTGCTGTTCAAGTGTTTTCTCTGGACTGTGATGGTGAAAGGTGCTGAAAACCCACTTCAAACCCACGTCATTAGCTGTTCGGGCTGGATTAGGAGCAGGCAATATCTTCAGTGTAGTTTCAGATCATCTCATGGCAGATTACCTTTATATCGGCCGCTAAGGGCTAAACCCAGAGTGGTTTAATGTAGTCTGTACCCTGGGTCTGCTGCTGTGGGGGAATGACAAGTCCGCTCTTCGCATTCCTCTGCAGAAGGGGAACAATGCTGACGGGTGGCTTTTGTGGAGTTAATGCTTAAAAGGGTTAAAATGCAAACAGATTAATGAATTCCTGCcaccccccagcagctggctggatATCCCGCAGGGAGAGGGTCAGGTAGATGTGTGTTGGCTCATCAGAAGAGTTCCGATCCAGTGCCTGCCTGGAATAAGGGATAGATGTGCCAGGGTTGTGTCCCTCCTGGAAGGGTTTTCTGATCCCCTGGGCCTCTGGCTACACCAGGAATGGGCTTGTTCATAAACGAGGTGGAGCAAGGCTGGCCTGTTGGCTGAGGTGATGCCAAGTACATAATTGGGAACtgattctgtaaaaaaaaaagggggggcaatGAAATGCCAAGTAGGTTATGTAGGCCTTTGGTCTAGAACATCCGACGGGTGGATTTAGATACTAACTGGAGTAGAGCTAGTCGGTGGAACAGAAAAGATTCCTCCTGTTGGATAAGAGACAGGACTTGCTACTATTGCAGGCATAGACCGCTGGTTTGCCATCTTGCCGTTGCCGCAAGAAACTCGGTCTGGTTCCTGCTTCAAGAATGAAAGTGGGCTTTCCACTTAAAGCAGTGGGGTGATGGAAGGGTGGAGTGGTGTATAACAACAAATAAAGGTGAGGATGGAGGACCACAATGGGGACGAACCCTGCGGTCAGCAGGTACGTGCCCTAAACCATCAGCAAACCCCCACGGGAAGCCAAATAGATAATAGTAATAATTCTGAGGACTGGAAGGTTCCAAAACTCCAATAACTGGAGTCTAAGGAGTCCTTAAACTCCTTACAGGTCCCGTTGTAAGGATGAATGATGACAAATGACACCGTTTTCACAGAATCCTGGAACCTCACTTGGTTTGGCACGAGCTGCCAAAAATACTATAAAGCGATGGGTGCCAATTCCACACAGGACAAGTGACAAAGTAACGGCTGCGTACTGACCGCAGCTGGGAAACCGGCCTTCCAAACAACGTTTGTCCCTTTCCAACAGCCCGATTGGGTCAAACCTGCTTAATAAAACTGGGTTGCTCTTCAAAACCCAGCAGGGGTGGCCCATGGTTCCAACGCCTGGCTCTCATCTCTAAAAGTCTTCCACCCCCGTGGGCAGGAACCTTGGCTAAAGCCCTTTTACATTGTAAACGAGATGCTTTGAATCCCCTGGTAGAAAAGTCAACGACTTTTCATCAACTCGGGCAATCGTTAGTTCCACAATTAGGCGTTCCTGAGCTGGAGAAGGCCGTCGCGAACATCTCTGCTGCGCTTGAAGTGGTTCAAAACGCTACTGGAGATGCTTTGAAAAACTCAGTCTGAAATCAAGTTGCTCTCTCCATTAACTACCCAGAATCACGCTCCTAGCATGGCAGGGGCCCTGGGTGTTACTGAACTTATTGCTTTGATACAAACCAATCCAAACAGATCAAACGGGGCATAAATCAATTAAATAAGTTTGTATTTTCCATCAAATAGCTCAAGAACAACTTCTCTTAGATGGCATCTTGGCTATGGCCCTGGCTACCAGACCTGGGAGCGTGGACCTGCCGGATTTTGTTAATATTCTTTGACTTCCTTCGTGATCATCATCCAAGTAGTCTCTGTgttaaatatcttaattttttgcTGCAGATCTGTCCCCTTACCGCTGAACCCCTAGCTACGCAGGCTGCAGGAATCGCTGCTTTTTTAGAGGTAGGACGCCAGGACGAGGTATTTACACGGGAGCCGAGGCGCTTGTTGACCGGCAGTCCCCACGGAAACCTGCGCAGGGCCGCAGCGGCTCCccaggggcgggcagggcgccagctgcctgccctgcgctgcctgccctgcctgcgctgcccgccctgcccgcgctgcccgccctgcgctgcccgcgctgGGCTCCGCCGCCCGGTCCGGTCGCGGGGCCGCCGACCGGCAGAGGGCGCTGTGCGGCGCCGagcggccggcgctgccgccgcgcatgcgcggtgagGGAGCGCGGCAgcgggccggccggcggcggagcggaggtgggagcgcggcgcggccctgggggcggcgggcgggattggggggggggtgacacggcGGGAAGGGGGCTTTGGGGGGGCCCTGCCGAGCCCCGGCCTGCCCCCGCTGCGTCCGGCCGCCACGgcgagcgggaggcggcgggaggaaaggccgggccgggccgcgggcctGCGCGGCCCCACGTGGGgtggggggcggcgcggggaatTCAAAcggcgggaaggggcgggggcgagcggcggggaggggggggggcggtggggcggTGAGCCCGGCCCACGAGCGGCGTGGGGCCGGGACACGCCGCGTGGCGGCAcggctcggggcggggcggggggggggagctggcagggtgctCCTTCCTCCGGCTCCCCCCGCGGGGCCGTGTTCCTGCGTGGGGTGAGGCACAGGTGGGCCTCAGgttgggggaggcagggagggcaggcagggggctggagccctcCCGTGCcgtgccttgccttgccttgcctggcctggcctggcctggcctggcgtCTTTCCCCGGGCTGCCTTGTCCCGCAGGGTGGAGGGGGGCTCACGTCTGCGTGAGAGCGGGTAAAACCGGCAAGAAACCCCCCTACATTTTTCCAAAGGGGGAGTGGAGGTCGGTGCTCAAATCCTAATTCAGTCACCGCTCTCTCAGGAGATCCACGGTGACTTTaaagcggggaggggggagagaaaaagaccCCGAACAACTGGTAGCCACCTGTGACTCCCCACAAAGGCCCTGGGTGACCCCTAACAGGGCGTCTTTGGTGTTCAGATCCGAAGCACTATGCCGGGGAAACGCACTGCGAAGAAGAGCCCGGTGCCGGAAGAAGAGTCTCCTGGAGGGAAGAAGGTTAAAGGTAAGAAAAACCCCTGGGAGTTTTCCCTCCCTGTTCCTAGGGACCAGCTTTAACGGCAGGGTTGTTCCCCCCGTATGTTATATACGTTATTTATCTCCCTTCTGCCCCACAGTCTCCCACCCGTCCCACCGGACGCAGCCCGGCCTGGTGCTGacgctggggcagggggatgtcGGCCAGCTGGGCCTGGGGGAAGACGTGATGGAGCGGAAGAAGCCGGCCCTGGTGCCGCTGCCGGAGATGATGGTGCAGGTGGAAGCCGGAGGGATGCACACGGTGTGCCTCAGCCAGACGGGAAAAGTGAGTGCGGCGTGGAGGGGGCAGCACCCGGGGGGTGTGGGGAGGCTGAGCTGCGCTTCCCCGCAAGCTCTGGGACGTGTCCTGGAGCAGGGGGTCTGAATCGGACCCTGCTCTCCCCAGACGTGTAGGTCACTCCAGCTCCGGGAATGAGGGTGGTCTCCATGCCGTGGACCACAACATTTTAGGGGATAATTCAGCCTGGTGCGTCTCTGTCTGCTGGCTTCACACTCAACCTGTTGCCCCTCCGGGTCCCATCCTGaccagctctctctctctctgcagatcTACACCTTTGGCTGCAACGATGAAGGCGCCCTTGGGCGTGACACCTCGGCAGAAGGGTCGGAGACCACGCCGGGGCTGGTGGAGCTGCAGGAAAAGGTGGTGCAGGTCTCTGCGGGGGACAGTCATACAGCCGCGCTGACAGAGGACGGCAGGGTTTTTGTCTGGGGCTCTTTCCGGGTATGTTGATTTCTGGGACACTGGAAGCTCTGCTGATGGTTGCTGCTTCTGTGACTCATGTCCCCACGTCTGTGTCTCCACCCAGGATAACAACGGGGTGATCGGCTTGCTGGAGCCCATGAAGACGAGCTCCGTTCCTGTGCTGCTCCAGCTCAGTGCACCCATCGTTAAAATTGTCTCAGGTGAGCAAGGTCTTGGGGTGCGCGCGGGTCAGGCTGGTGCACGAGGCTGTTGCAACCCTCAGGAGGAGGTGAAGGTCCAGAAGGTCCGTGTCCTTTTCTCTTGGCTGCTCCGAGCCAGGTACAAGGGTGTACTTGCTCTCCTCTGGCCCTTGAGAGAACAGACCTTGTGTCTTTTCTAGCCCCAACAATATTGTTAATATTTGACCCAATCTGATGTAAAATGCCTTACAAGAGTGCCCTAACCATCACCCCGCGGGGTCAAAGCGGTTGCCCTCTTCTAGACTTGGGgaagctgagcagagcagctggggaactTGTCCAGGGCTCAGGTGAGATTGGGGGGGCACTTGTTCCCCTAAACCTTCCCAGAGAAACTTGTTTGGAGTTTCAGATAGGGAACTGGGATTAGGAAGAGGGAGATCCTGGTGTTTTAAGTTGTGCCAGAAGGTATCCCCACTGAGTTCTAGAAAGCTGGGACAGCTGGGGTTTACATGTGGCATCTCAGCCCCTGGGTCTTGCTGGGTTCCTGGAGCATGACTCCTGCTTCTCTCATCTCCTCCCAGGGAATGACCACTTAGTGATGCTGACAGTGGACGGTGACCTCTTCACGTGCGGCTGCGGCGAGCAGGGCCAGCTGGGGAGAGTGCCGGCGCTCTTTGCCAAccgaggaggaaggaaagggctgCGTGAGTTGCTTTGGTGCTCGGAGGCGCGCGGTGCTGCGTCCTTCGGCCCCAGCTCTGAGCTTTGCAGAGGGGCAAAGAGACCcagtctcttcccctgctgctcaAGGGCTTGTGTGTAAATCGGTTGCTTGGATTCTGTGAGCTGGATCTAAGGGGCGATGAAGAGGGTGTAAATCACTAGACCTCATATGACGCCTTGTCTCCTGCCCCCAGAGCGCCTGCTGGTCCCCCAGTGTGTCCCTGTCAGAGGCAAAGGCAACAGAGGCAAAATGCGCTTCCAGGACGCCTTTTGCGGGGCTTACTTCACCTTTGCCGTCACGCAGGAGGGACACATCTATGGATTCGGCCTCTCCAACTACCACCAGCTGGGTGAGCTTCACTTACGTCCCTCCAGATCTCCTGCCTGCTGTGGTCTGGCTGCGGACTTTCCAGTCCCGTGCTGCCCTAGCCTGGTGGGGGGGACGCTGCTGGGCGCCCCGGATCCTGAACACCAAGCACCTGCCGGACACACCAGAGCTGGAAACCGGGGTGAAGTGTCACTCCGTATAGCTCTGGGTTTAGGTCCCAGCCCTTGCAGCCAGTGGGTTTGAGCAGAAATTTGATTTTGGGGCTCGGGGGGCTGTGTTAGTCTCTGGTGGGGTGAGCCCCAGGGTGGATGGCTCAGTGCCGGTGCCTGGCCTGGGCTGTCCGTGCCCGGGGATCTGATCTGCCTGGGTTTGTGCATCCCACCCTGCAGGGACCCAGGGCACGGAGCCCTGCTTCTCCCCGCAGAACCTGACGTGCTTCAAGAACTCCACCAAGTCCTGGGTCGGGTTCTCTGGCGGGCAGCACCACACGGTGTGCGTCGACTCGGAGGGTGAGCGCCGGCGTGACGGGCGGGCTGGGAGTCGCACaaagcggggtgggggggggctcccATGGCCCTcgccctggctggggaggtgtTGCGGTGAGGGTGACACGCTGGAGCCCTCCAGGTCCTCAGTGTTCGAGGCAACAAGGGTGGTGTGAATTTGCAGCAAAGGGCAGGGAGGATGACAGGAACCCGGAGTCACTCGTGAACTTTGCTCTCGCAGGCTCAACAGTCCGTCCAGGCACCCGCCCACCCTATTGATTTTGGGGAGCTCAAGGGTCTCTATCCCACCCTGCACCTCCTGGTTGGGATCTAGGGTGTGGTAGGGAGGAGCGATGCTCCTCCAGGAGTCAGACTTGGGGGAGAGGGTCTGGCTATGGCCTGCTGTGGGCTTCTGCCCGCCTCGAGTCACCTCTCCGGTGTGTCTGTCATGCCCCAGGTAAAGCCTAcagcctgggcagggcagagTACGGCCGGCTGGGCCTCGGGGCAGGGGCGGAGGAGAAGAGCACGCCCACGGTCATCCCAGAGCTCCCCAGCATCTCTTCTGTCGCATGCGGCGCATCGGTCGGCTACGCCGTCAGCAGCGACGGtgagtgccggggggggggggcctctgTGGGCTTGGGAACACTGCCCTGTGTACCCTCCCCACCCTCATCCCTCCGTCCCGgtgctctgcccagcctggcccccctGGATCCGGCCAGCCCCGCGCAGCTTCACCGCACGCTGCTGGCTGGGTCGGGACCGGAGCCAGGTCCTGGCGCTGATGAGCACCCGGCGCgggggcagctgggcagcagctgctcaAATATTTTTGTGGGCCCTTGGCAGCAAAGTTTGTAACAGGGTGTTGACCAGGAGGGGGTCGTTGGCCTGCCGGTCCCTTCTCTGCACTCTGCCGCTGCGAGACCTCCGTGCTCTGGTGCTGTGCGTGCTTGTGCGCGGCATCTGCGGCCCACGGCTGTGGGAAGGAGGTTTGTAGCGGGCTGGTGGGTTTGCTTTGCGCCCCGGGGGCAAAACGCTGCCTTGGCTGTGTGATGGAACCCCTCTTTGAGTTGCCAAGCACcactcctcttccccctgcctgcGTCTCTGGCACCCACCGCTCATCCCCCTGCCTGGGTGTGAAGTCCCCTTGGGTTTGGCTGCTGGGTCCCCTTGTCACCCCATCGTGCGGCCGCTTTGAAGTCAAAACTTGCGTCACCTCCGTTGCAGGACGAGCGTTTGCCTGGGGTATGGGCACCAACTACCAactgggcacaggggaggagGACGACGTCTGGAGCCCCGTGGAGATGACGGGCAAGCAGCTGGAAAACCGCACGGTCCTGGCCGTGTCCAGCGGCGGCCAACACACTGTGCTGCTGGTCAAGGACAAGGAGCAGAGTTGATGAAGCGACGCCGCGCAGCCGAGCCCAGCGGGATCGCGGGACCCGCACGCACCCCCCCCACCTTCTGCCCGAGTCGGGCGACCGGTTTCCAGCTCTGGTCTCCCGCTGACGgcggtggggagggcagggggctccTGGAGCCAGGCCCCGGCAGTGTCTgtgtggctggagcagggctctTCAGGGATGCTCGTGTTTTCTCCCTGCAAGCGTGTGTCTGTCTTCCCGTGGTGCCCGGTGCTCTGTCAGCTCCCCTGGGTTGGCTTGGTCCTAAACTGATCTCAGTACCGTGGCTGGATGGGTTTTCCACTTCTCgtctgtttttctaaaaatatttcctggCCCGGCAAAGCTGAGGGCCTTTTTCTTCACTACACAAAAGGGTTTGGGCATCAGGCTTTCTGAGGTCCCCATGTACCCCATCTCTGGGTGCTCCTCCATCCCCTTAACTAAATATCTTTTACCTCTCCCACTTGGATTTGTCTGCTGCCACCCACCGAACCCCTCTGGGCTCGTTCCGGGTGAGATCTCAGTCCAGCAGAAACGCTCCCGGGGAGCTCTCTCCTCTGGCACCCAGCGCTTGTGGCTGCGGCTGGGAGCCTGCGAGGGGGAACGCTGCCGGACGGTGCCCGTCCCGCGCTACGtacagagctgtggctgctggaaaAGGGGAGCTTCCCCCTCCCACCGTCACCACTTGCAGGTCTGAGCCAAAATTCCCCCAGGCAGCGAGGCCGGGAGCAGGTtcccccgctccctcctgcctggaGCAGCCACATCCTGCTTTTTGCAATCCCAGCCACTCTTGCTCTTCCCCGTTGCCTTCGGAAACCCAACAAAAATCCATCCCGCGGTGGGgactttgttattttaatattctctcttccctttgctgAGGAAGGAGCTTCATTTGCCCTTAGGGCCTCGCTGAGAAGACAGAACCAAAACCCAGCTATGCATCGAATCGCTCAAAACAACGggactccctcctccccatcGCCTCCGGTCTCGGTCCCACTGGT encodes the following:
- the RCC1 gene encoding regulator of chromosome condensation codes for the protein MPGKRTAKKSPVPEEESPGGKKVKVSHPSHRTQPGLVLTLGQGDVGQLGLGEDVMERKKPALVPLPEMMVQVEAGGMHTVCLSQTGKIYTFGCNDEGALGRDTSAEGSETTPGLVELQEKVVQVSAGDSHTAALTEDGRVFVWGSFRDNNGVIGLLEPMKTSSVPVLLQLSAPIVKIVSGNDHLVMLTVDGDLFTCGCGEQGQLGRVPALFANRGGRKGLQRLLVPQCVPVRGKGNRGKMRFQDAFCGAYFTFAVTQEGHIYGFGLSNYHQLGTQGTEPCFSPQNLTCFKNSTKSWVGFSGGQHHTVCVDSEGKAYSLGRAEYGRLGLGAGAEEKSTPTVIPELPSISSVACGASVGYAVSSDGRAFAWGMGTNYQLGTGEEDDVWSPVEMTGKQLENRTVLAVSSGGQHTVLLVKDKEQS